In the genome of Xyrauchen texanus isolate HMW12.3.18 chromosome 33, RBS_HiC_50CHRs, whole genome shotgun sequence, one region contains:
- the LOC127627239 gene encoding LOW QUALITY PROTEIN: connectin (The sequence of the model RefSeq protein was modified relative to this genomic sequence to represent the inferred CDS: inserted 6 bases in 4 codons; deleted 2 bases in 2 codons), with amino-acid sequence MGVEDFRTSFQGQIRLFPPLTFLEKLDLAHNELCAFPTDFSEGLTXLKDLRIPHNVLEHLDTYSLEELESLERLDLSHNHXRLSKFSLFIGLQRLLNLAWNQLTVLRGLLTIQQELVVLFLGHNNISRIETEAXAPLQTLTILSLEANQLKSLTFKTFLNLQTPSTHLQLTENPWTCDXELHCVFNKVLHVRHLHVEDYWNITCHALLEHLLGLMESKLCVAETKNVLIITGNWMVTVLAAMVMAERKRKKINMNMERQCPMSWESREKCHTTAMKKEREEKSVAIGNTSLFYRLRHNTTKDFQFPDIRKND; translated from the exons atgggagttgaagatttccgcacgagtttccaa GGACAGATAAG GCTCTTTCCTCCTCTGACCTTTTTGGAAAAGTTGGACTTGGCCCACAATGAGCTCTGTGCCTTTCCTACAGATTTTTCTGAAGGCTTGAC TCTCAAGGATCTCAGGATTCCTCACAATGTTCTGGAACATCTTGACACTTACTCCTTAGAGGAACTCGAAAGTCTTGAGAGGTTAGATCTCAGTCACAACC CCAGGTTATCGAAATTTTCGCTTTTTATTGGCTTACAAAGGCTCCTGAATCTGGCATGGAATCAGTTGACGGTACTCAGAGGACTGCTTACCATACAACAGGAACTCGTG GTTCTTTTCTTGGGTCACAACAATATCTCCAGGATTGAAACAGAAG CTGCCCCCCTACAGACACTCACCATTCTGAGCTTAGAAGCCAATCAGTTGAAGAGCCTCACATTCAAGACATTCTTAAATCTTCAGACACCCAGCACGCATCTGCAACTAACAGAGAATCCCTGGACATGTGA TGAACTACATTGTGTCTTCAATAAGGTACTGCATGTGAGGCATCTCCATGTAGAAGATTACTGGAACATCACGTGCCATGCATTGCTGGAGCATCTCTTGGGTTTGATGGAGAGTAAGCTATGTGTAGCAGAAACA AAAAATGTCCTTATCATTACTGGAAATTGGATGGTCACTGTGTTGGCTGCTATGGTCATGGCAGAACGAAAGCGGAAGAAGATAAATATGAACATGGAAAGGCAATGTCCCATGTCTTGGGAGTCTCGAGAGAAATGCCACACTACTGCGATGAAAAAAGAGAGGGAGGAAAAGTCTGTTGCAATTGGAAATACCAGCTTATTTTACAGACTAAGACACAATACCACAAAAGATTTTCAATTTCCTGATATTAGAAAGAATGATTAA